A stretch of the Archangium violaceum genome encodes the following:
- a CDS encoding MGMT family protein translates to MSTTVTITAQERRFFERIYQVVEQVPPGQVSTYGDIAIIVGGGCDARIVGLAMGDLGPRAAKVPWQRIINRSGGISTQGYNQRELLVAEGVEFDEKGKVYLDRFRWAGPSQEWATKHGFTPLPARGSGKEEDTSQMRLF, encoded by the coding sequence ATGTCCACAACCGTGACCATCACCGCGCAGGAGCGGCGGTTCTTCGAACGCATCTACCAGGTCGTCGAGCAGGTGCCCCCTGGGCAGGTGTCCACCTACGGGGACATCGCGATCATCGTGGGCGGCGGGTGCGATGCCCGCATCGTGGGGCTCGCCATGGGAGACCTGGGGCCGCGCGCCGCCAAGGTGCCCTGGCAGCGCATCATCAACCGCTCGGGAGGCATCAGCACGCAGGGCTACAACCAGCGCGAGCTGCTGGTGGCCGAGGGCGTCGAGTTCGACGAGAAGGGCAAGGTGTACCTGGACCGCTTCCGCTGGGCCGGGCCGAGCCAGGAGTGGGCGACGAAGCACGGCTTCACCCCGCTGCCCGCGCGCGGCTCCGGCAAGGAGGAGGACACGTCCCAGATGCGCCTGTTCTGA
- a CDS encoding MBOAT family O-acyltransferase: MLFNTALFGIFFLVFFVAFHFGARSRGAKLWLVTGGSLVFYGAWDVRFVPLLLGTALLDFWLARELGRSGDERRRRLLLIVSLTANLGVLALFKYARFFADSAHGLLTLLGVAVPEPTFSLVLPAGISFYTFQSMSYTVDVYRGELKARERPEEFVAAVSFFPHLVAGPIIRASVLLPQFERMEPPRWEQVQRGYLLIAVGLFKKTVADLLAPVADGLFGSVGPVGALESWTGALAFTGQIYADFSGYTDIAIGVALLLGFELPPNFDLPYLATSPVDFWRRWHLSLSTWLRDYLYIPLGGNRNGRYRNLLLTMLLGGLWHGANWTFVLWGAYHGLLLVASHLLAARFPKRSGAATPEGSRWLKRAGTFYLVVLGWVLFRADTLASALRVLRGMHAPGVASDVTHASVLTLVLVGAALVVCHGVSALAERTGLRQRPALLWPAVATCMAVAMVIGTPGQSFIYFQF; the protein is encoded by the coding sequence ATGCTCTTCAACACCGCGCTGTTCGGCATCTTTTTCCTGGTCTTCTTCGTGGCGTTCCACTTCGGGGCCCGCTCGCGCGGGGCGAAGCTGTGGCTCGTCACGGGGGGGAGCCTCGTCTTCTACGGGGCCTGGGACGTGCGCTTCGTGCCGCTGCTGCTGGGCACCGCGCTGCTGGACTTCTGGTTGGCGCGGGAGCTCGGCCGCTCGGGGGACGAGCGGCGGCGGCGCCTGTTACTGATAGTGAGCCTGACCGCGAACCTGGGCGTATTGGCGCTCTTCAAATACGCGCGGTTCTTCGCGGACTCGGCGCACGGGCTGCTGACGCTGCTCGGGGTGGCGGTGCCGGAGCCCACGTTCTCGCTGGTGCTGCCGGCGGGCATCTCCTTCTACACGTTCCAGAGCATGAGCTACACCGTGGACGTCTACCGGGGGGAGCTGAAGGCCAGGGAGCGTCCGGAGGAATTCGTCGCGGCGGTGTCCTTCTTCCCCCACCTGGTGGCCGGGCCCATCATCCGGGCGTCGGTGCTGCTGCCCCAGTTCGAGCGGATGGAGCCACCCCGGTGGGAGCAGGTGCAGCGCGGCTACCTGCTCATCGCGGTGGGGCTCTTCAAGAAGACGGTGGCGGACCTGCTGGCGCCGGTGGCGGATGGGCTCTTCGGGAGCGTGGGGCCGGTGGGGGCGTTGGAGAGCTGGACGGGCGCCCTGGCCTTCACGGGGCAGATCTACGCGGACTTCTCGGGGTACACGGACATCGCCATCGGCGTGGCGCTGCTGCTCGGCTTCGAGCTGCCACCGAACTTCGACCTGCCCTACCTGGCCACCTCGCCGGTGGACTTCTGGAGGCGCTGGCACCTGTCGCTGTCCACGTGGCTCAGGGACTACCTCTACATTCCGCTGGGCGGGAACCGGAACGGGCGCTACCGCAACCTGCTGCTCACCATGCTGCTGGGCGGGCTGTGGCACGGGGCCAACTGGACGTTCGTCCTCTGGGGCGCGTACCACGGGCTGCTGCTGGTGGCCTCGCACCTGCTCGCGGCGCGCTTCCCCAAGCGCTCGGGAGCGGCCACGCCCGAGGGCTCGCGCTGGCTGAAGCGGGCGGGGACGTTCTACCTGGTGGTGCTCGGGTGGGTGCTGTTCCGGGCGGACACCCTGGCCTCGGCGCTGCGGGTGCTACGAGGCATGCACGCGCCAGGGGTGGCGTCGGACGTCACCCACGCCTCGGTGCTGACACTGGTGCTGGTGGGCGCGGCGCTCGTGGTGTGCCACGGGGTGTCCGCGCTCGCCGAGCGCACAGGACTGCGGCAACGCCCCGCCCTGCTCTGGCCCGCGGTGGCCACCTGCATGGCCGTGGCCATGGTCATCGGCACACCGGGGCAGAGCTTCATCTACTTCCAGTTCTGA